One window of the Etheostoma cragini isolate CJK2018 unplaced genomic scaffold, CSU_Ecrag_1.0 ScbMSFa_752, whole genome shotgun sequence genome contains the following:
- the LOC117941438 gene encoding beta-galactoside alpha-2,6-sialyltransferase 2-like, with the protein MVARSGHPGHWPPGYSMKPNRKWLLLVLLSWLLLFLSLLCHILDPKSAEEAGFTSTWETEYRSRSEDYYRSRSDQILRGLWSGNLTAAMLSPRLQKVLKLQLGSLRHRVSPRQPSGQRRSALQLHCDLKRTRVRTLDGTEEPFLSRGWAALVPPKVPEGV; encoded by the exons TATGAAGCCGAACAGGAAGTGGCTGTTGCTGGTGCTGCTGTCCtggctcctcctcttcctgtcgCTGCTCTGTCACATCCTGGACCCCAAATCTGCCGAAGAGGCCGGATTCACCAGCACCTGGGAGACGGAGTACAGGTCCAGGTCTGAGGACTACTACAG GTCCAGGTCTGACCAGATCCTGCGGGGCCTGTGGAGCGGGAACCTGACGGCGGCGATGCTCAGTCCTCGTCTCCAGAAGGTCCTGAAGCTGCAGCTGGGCTCGCTCCGGCACCGCGTGTCGCCACGGCAACCGAGCGGGCAGCGCCGCTCCGCCCTGCAGCTGCACTGCGATCTGAAGCGGACCCGGGTCCGGACCCTGGACGGCACCGAGGAACCCTTCCTCAGCCGGGGCTGGGCCGCGCTGGTGCCCCCAAAGGTACCTGAAGGGGTC